ATGAATTGATCTGGTTAGTAAAAGGTGCTGGACGAATTCCAGTAGAACGCGACACGTTCTACAATGCGATAAAGGTATACGAATAAAAGACTACCTAGATCCGTTATCCTATATTGGAAAGGAAGTTCGGTCAGCATGAGAACACTACTCGTTCTGGGCGGCGGCTATGGCGGCTTGGCCCTAATTCAAGAATTGCTCAATAATCACCTTCCACAGGATATTGAAATTATCTTAATTGACCGAATGCCTTATCAAGGAATCAAAACGGAATATTATGCGCTTGCCGCAGGTACAGTAACTGACTATCACTTGCGGATCCAGTTTCCGGTTCATCCCCGTCTCACTATCCGTTACGGTGAGGTGAGTTCCATTGATTTGGAGAGTAGAATCGTTACAATGGAGCCTGACGAGACTGTGTCTTATGACATACTTGCCATTGCACTAGGTTGTACCGACAATTACCATAACATCCCTGGAGCTGATCAATATACTTGCAGTATCCAGACCTTTGCAGGAACACGCGAAACTTACCAACGTTTAAACGATGTGAAGCCTTATGGAACAATAAACATTGTAGGCGGAGGACTAAGTGGAGTGGAATTGGCGGCAGAGCTTCGGGAGAGCCGACCAGATCTTAATATTGCTATTCTGGATCGCGGTGAACGTGTCTTATCTGCCTTCCCTGCGAAGCTGTCACAGTACGTGGAGGAATGGTTTCACCACCATCAAGTACAGACACTTGGACGTGTCTCCGTATCCCATGTAGAAAAAGATGCGCTTTTTAACGGTACAGAGGAAATTCTTTCAGATGTTACGGTATGGACCGCGGGGATCCAACCGGTGAAGGTTGTTCAGGAATTAACAGTCCCGAAGGATCGCGGAGGACGAATCATTCTGGATGAATATTATCGTGTACCTGATTATCCAGAAGTGTATGTAATTGGCGACTGCGCCAGCCTGCCATTCGCTCCAAGCGCACAAGCCGCAGGAGCGCAGGGTGAGCAGGTTGCTCAGGTTATTCAAGCCATGTGGCGCGGCGAGACCCCTAAGCTTCATCCTATTCGTCTAAAGGGTACCTTAGGCTCACTAGGCAAGAAAGCTGGATTTGGTCTGATGGGCCAGCGCTCCGTAAAAGGACGGGTTCCCCGTATCCTTAAGAGCGGGGTACTCTGGATGTCAAAACGCACTTTAGGATAAACCTAAGGGCTGCTCTTTTCCGTTATAAATACGAAAAAGAGCAGCCCTTTATTTTCCACAAAAAGCATTTAATCAAGATCCATATTAAACCAAGCCTCTAGCTCTTTGATTTTAGTATCAATTTTCTTTTCTAGCTCGTCAACAGTATCTGCTGCAACGATGTCCCCTTCAACCATGGCAAACGGGGTTAAATAACATTCCCCACAATTGTTCAGGCATCCGTATTCGATCACATCGTAATCTGGATTTTCCTCCAGCTTATGCATTAGCTTGTCTGTTCCGTGACCCATGTTACTGGCACAAAATTCAATAATTGGTCTCATGATGATCTCCCTATTCCGCCTAACCATTTTATTTTTTAACTTTTTGTACTATAATGAACTTACGAAAGGAGTGATTGAGAAATGAGTGAGAATGCACAAAGCACCGAAATGTATGATGAAGTATTGGAAGTGCTGGATAAGCTTCGTCCGTTCCTGCAACGCGATGGCGGCGACGTTGAACTGGTCGATGTAGAAGACGGCATCGTTAAGTTGAAACTTATGGGTGCCTGCGGCAGCTGCCCAAGCTCCACGATCACCTTGAAAGCCGGGATTGAACGCGCCCTTCTTGAAGAAGTAGAAGGCGTACAAGAAGTTATGCAAGTATTCTAATCCCATTCAATATCATTCCCGATCCTCCTCTTCAGGAGATCGGGATTTTCTTATTATAGAGGATTTAGCCTTCCCCTACAACATACAGCATAAAACCCGCATGCCATTAGGCAGCGGGTTTTATGCTGTATTAGAGATTAAGTTAGCTTTCTGTCTTAAAATGCTGGAATGATCGAGCCTTTGTACTGCTCTTCAATAAAAGCTTTAGCTTCTGGAGAATTCAGTGCAGCGGCAAGCTTTTTGATTGCATCGGAATCTTTATTGTCAGGACGAGCTACCAAGATGTTAGCATAAGGGGAATCCGTTCCCTCGATGAACAATGCATCTTTAGTAGGAACTAGGTTAGCTTCCAAAGCATAGTTAGTGTTAATCAAGGCAAGATCTACTTCATCCAATTGACGACCTAACATTGCTGCATCTAGCTCAATGATTTTAAGATTTTTCTTATTCTCAGTGATATCTGCTTGGGTAGATGTGATGTTGGTATCATCTTTCAAAGAAATCAGTCCATTTTTGGCAAGCAGGATCAGTGCACGACCACCGTTTGTAGCATCATTCGGGATGGCTACTTTCGCACCATCAGCCAGCTCGTCGATGGATTTGATTTTTTTGGAATAAGCACCAAAAGGTTCAACGTGAACGGCTGTAACAGAAACTAGATCCGAACCGTTCTTTTGATTCTGGTCATCCAGGTAAGGTTGATGTTGGAAGAAGTTAGCATCCAGATTCTTCTCTGAAAGCTGAACGTTTGGTTGAACATAGTCAGTGAATTCTTTGATTTCTAATTTAATTCCTTGCGCTTCAAGCAATGGAGCAATAGCTTTTAGGATCTCAGCGTGTGGAACAGGTGAAGCACCAACCACCAATTTTACAGGTTCTGCAGATGACTCAGTTGCAGCACCATCTTTTGGTGCATTAGTAGCAGCCGAGTTAGAAGCATTATTGTTATTGCCGCAAGCAGCCAGCACCACAACCAGTGTCAGACTAAAAAAAGTAAGTAGTAATTTTTTCATTTTAAATCCCCCTCTTATCCTTGGTATTTGTATGAATAAGGCTATATATGGACGTACCTTATTTCCGTGTGAAATGTCGTACTAGTCGATCACCGGCCATTTGTAGCAGTTGCACCAGTATGACCATTAAGACTACAGAGATAATCATAACTTCCTTCTCATATCGGTAATATCCGTAACGAATCGCTAGATCCCCTAACCCGCCGCCGCCTACCATCCCGGACATTGCCGTATAGGAGACCAGTGTAACCAGTGTGATCGTAACCCCAGCGAGCAGACCTGGACGAGCCTCTGGCAAAAGAACACGCATAACGATCTGATTCGTGGATGCTCCCATCCCTTGCGCCGCTTCGATTACTCCACGATCCACTTCTCTTAATGCCGTTTCCACCAAGCGAGCAAAGAATGGAGCTGCACCAATCACGAGCGGTGGAATCGTACCAAGTACTCCAATGGAGGTTCCAACGATAGTTTTGCTAAAAGGAATTAAAGCCACCATCAAAATGATAAACGGTACGGAACGCAAGATGTTTACAAAGAAAGATAAGACCGAGTAAATTACTCTGATTACTATACTATTCGATCTTCCCCATAAATACAATAGAATTCCGAGTGGTAAACCAAGAATAATTGTGAACAATCCAGAGAATATTAACATTTGCAAGGTAGCAACTGTAGCATCCATCATTTCTTGCCAGTTTAAGTCTGCGAAATTCATTACGAAATCACCTCCACTTCAAGGCCTTGAGCGGTTAGTTCGGCTATCGTCACAGCGATCGCTTCAGCTGGACCTTCGAACCGAACAATCATTTGTCCATAAGGTACGTCTTTTATCGTTGAGATGGTACCATGCAGAATGGCGAAGCTAACACCTGTCTCACGTACTACATTGGAAAGTGCAGAGCCGTAGGTCTTCTCTCCGAAAAAAGTAATTTTGACGGCCTGAGAGTTGTCCCCAGCAGCAGCGTCAAGCGCCGTACGAAGGGGTCCCTCATTCTGTGATTCACTGCGAATGAAATCGCGAGTGACCTCATGCTGCGGCTTCAGGAATACCTCCGTGACTTTACCTTGCTCAACGATACCACCACCATGAATGACCGCAACACGGTCGCAGATGCTCTGAATCACGTGCATTTCGTGAGTGATCAGCACAATGGTCAGATGGAATCGTTTATTAATATCGAGCAATAGCTTAAGAATAGAGTCTGTCGTTTGTGGATCAAGCGCAGAGGTTGCTTCGTCACACAGCAGCACATCGGGGTCGCTGGCAAGTGCCCGTGCGATGCCCACCCGTTGCTTTTGTCCGCCTGATAATTGGGAGGGGTATTTATCCCGGTGTTCTTCAAGCCCCACTAAGGCAAGCAAATCTTTCACTTTAGTATCAATATCTGCTCTCGAAGTGCCTGTGAGTCGCAGAGGAAAAGCAATGTTATCGTACACCGTTGCAGAAGATAGCAGATTGAAATGTTGAAAAATCATCCCAATTTTGCGCCGTTGTTCCTGCAGCTGACCTTGAGTAAGCTTGGTTAGTTCAATGCCATCTACCCAAACTTCCCCTTCTGTCGGACGCTCCAACAGATTAATGCAACGGATCAATGTACTTTTCCCCGCTCCAGAATGGCCAATAACTCCGAATATTTCACCTTTTTCGATAGACAAATTCAATCCGGAAAGTGCTGAAGCCGCATGGCTGCCTTTTCCATATACCTTTGTTATTCCTTTTAGATTAATCAACGCTCGTCGCCCCCTTTATAATTCACTTATTCCATACAAAAAAACCTCCGACGATCGATGCAGATCGCAAGAGGCTCTGTGTGTTTATTTAGACAATGCCTTCTCATCTGCCAACGACCACAAACCTTGCGTCATTGTAGGAATTAGCACCATGACATTTGTACATAACGCTAATCGCGCTGTATACAAATCGGTTGCCGGGCTTCATCGGGCCTATCCCTCCGCCACTCTCGATAAGATATAGAGTATGAAATTTTATGTTTGAATTCGTACAGACTTTAATGCAAGCATAAGTATAGTAAGTTTCTTGTTTTTTGTCAAAAGGAAATATCTTGAACGCTTAGGATTGTACACGCTTTGCCTTGCTGATTTCCTTACGCAGCTGTTCATTGCTGTAGCTGAATGCCGCGATTAATGTTTTACAGTTCATTTCAAGGGACTGCTTCAAATCCTCAAGATGGCTATCTAAATCCTCAAGCTGAATTTTGTCATGCAAGCCTTGATGTCGCTGCCATAAATCATCCTGCATTTCGGAATTCATATAATGAATTTCAGCATTTCTGCGCTTGCGTAGATTCTCCAGTGGATCACGATAAGAGTTCTTGATCTGTTCCAGTTGATCCGCTAATGCAGGATGCACATTCAATAACTGAAGTTGACGCAGTACTGTAAAATAAGAAAAGTGCGTTTTTAATTTGGAGGTTTTGAGGTCATAAAAATGATTCAGTACCGTTCCAAGCTTGTCCAGAAGAGAGAACACACGAATAAATCCATCTTTATAAAAATAAACATACCGCGCATAATCGCCTTGTTCCACTGGTGACATATCGTCCATATAACCAGCGATTACCGATTTCCGGTAAAAAGCAGCTGCGAACCAGCTTTGCTCCAATTCATCCAATGAGGAGATCAGTCCACGTGTCCAAATCTCCAGCTTGCGGTATTCATGGTCATTATCCTCATGAGCGTTCATTTCCTTGCGCAGTAAGGCTGCAAATGTGGCCATGTTCTCCATCGCGTCAGCCAATACACCGCTGTTCTTTCGAGGCGGCTCTCCAAGTATAACCCGCAGCATATCCCAGTCCTCCTAAAGTTTTGTCCAGCACCACGATATACCGATTTCCACTTTATTATTCCGAAGGTAAAGCGACTCTATCCACGGTGGGAACTTTCTACCAAGGGTGTTACAACGGTGTCATTGGATTCGTTGGATTTTTTTCAACAACTACATTTCTCGCGCGATTCAGCTGCCAGACTCTTACACTCATATAACATAAGACACCAAACAAACTAGCGATCAACAAAATATGAGCCAAAGCGGCAAATATGTACAATCTTTCATTATCTAGTGTGTAAACAACAGCAGCTCCACTAAATACCTGCATCAAGCACAGCAGAACAGCCGCTACGCCAAGAGCTCTTAGCTCTGGGTAATCCTTATGTTTCCAAAAAGCTAAATGTCCAAGCACCGCAGTAAGAATGAATAAGATCAAAGCCGCAATCCGGTGCGTAAAAACAATACCTACTCCCCCGGAAAGCTCGGGAACCCATTCACCGTTACAGAGCGGCCAGCCAGAACATCCACCGCGCGAATCCGTATGACTAACAAAGGCTCCAATATAAACAACAACATAGGAATAAAAGGCCGTAAAGCAGGTTAAATTGCGGAAAGCCTTACTGACGGGTTGCTTCTGAAGCTCCATCTTAGGATCGTACTCACCTGCTTCATGTCGCCTTTTAGTTCCTAGAGCCAGCATTAGAGAACTTGAAAAAGCGATCAAAGAAAAGCCCATATGTAGTGCCATTACAGCAGCAGATTGGGATTTAATCACTGCAAGCGCTCCCATACCACCTTGAACAATTACAAACAGCAACGTCATGAATGCATATACTAACAAGTCCCGCCGATTTCGAGCATAACGCCAAAAGGCAATCATCGAGGCAAGTGACAATAACCCTGCCAATCCGCTAAACAAGCGATGGGTGTATTCAATCATCGAACCTACAGTATAGGCCGGAATCAATTTCCCATGACAGAGCGGCCATTCATTTCCACATTCCAATCCCGATCCAGTCTTCGTTACAACCGCTCCCCCTAGTACAGCGAGGAACATGATAAGGCAAGTAAGATAACTAAGCCATTTCAACTGATTTGTCGACAAAAATATCACCCGCAGTTTTTAGTAATGAAGAAGCATCTTAAAAAACCACCGCTTTTGCTCGAACAGGCGAAAGCGGTGGTTTTCCGGAATTACTGTTGAAGGCTTTGATGCACTTGAACCGCTTTATCCAGGAAATTCTCAATTTCCTCGCGGGATTTACGTAATTTATTAACGAATCTAACCAATTCACGTCCATCGGAATACGCGACAAAGCTTGGAATACCCATAATATTTTGTTCCTGACTAACGTCACCCACAGCATCAACGTCAACCTCAACCAGCGTTAGACGATCTGCATAGGCTTGCTCTACCTCAGGAATAAAAGGATCGATAAATTTACAATCCGAGCACCAGTCCGCCTTGAAGATGGCTACAGTTAATCGAGGAGATTGAATGGCTACCTGAAATTCAGCAGGAGAACTAATTTTGTCCATAGCTTGTTCAGTCCTTTCTTCCATATCTGTCAAATTTCTATTCTTTAAGTGAAGCAAAATGTCATGCAGAAGTCAAACTTATTCTCTCATACGAACACGCGCAGGCTGCAATTTCATCAGCGGATGGAGCAATTTTTGCAATGCACGCGGATAACTGGAGATTTCCTGTTTAGTAAGCACACCCAGTACAATTAGCATGACCAGATAAATAACAACAACTGCGGCCCCTACAACAAGACAAGTGATCAGAAATGCCAGACGTGCAGGCATTAGATCTGTTAACAGAATTCCAGCTTGGTTAAGTCCAAAACCAATACCACCGGACACCAGAACCGCAATTGCGAAGCCGCCCCACCGTTTACCCATAATTTCGAAAGGTACAATGGATTTCAGCATCCGTAAGTTAAGAATAGTAATAACTACGAAACAAAGTGCTGTTGCGCCGATAATCCCGTAGATCCCAAATATCTTACTTAGTAAGAAGCTTGCGACTAATTTAACAATAATACCCACTAGCACATAATACATTGAAATGCGTGATTTGCCCATACCGAGCAAGATGGAGTTCGTTGTCATCATGGTGATCTGAAAGATCGTTCCAATCGTAAGCATCGCCACAATTCCGCTTCCGTCCAAGCTGCTGAACAATAACCCGTTTACAGAATAAGCTGCTGCCACAAGTGCCAACACAATTGGCATCCCTGTCAGGATAGAAATCCGCAAAGCAAGTGTAATTTGCTTCTTCAAGTGTCCCTCATCACGACGGGCATAGGCAGCTGAAATGATCGGAATCAGCGAGGTACCTAGCGCAATGGCTAGTACCGGCGGAATTCCGGCCACACTTTGAGCACGCGTGGTTAGTATACCCAAAGCTGCTGTTGCACTCTCTCTGCCCATCTGATCAATAAGCAGTGGAACAGCCAAAGAAGTATCAATCACATTCACTACGGGAATCGTAAGTGAAGAGAGCACGATCGGAATTGATAGTGTGAAAATATCTTTGTAAATTCCCCAAATCGGCAATTTTTGAGTGGTATTGTAATTTAATCCTTGCTGTTTATCCTCTCGGCGCAGCTTGATTGCAAAATAAATCATGACACCAAATGCTGCAATACTACCAATTACGCTACCGAAGGATGCTCCCGCAGCTATAGTTGTATTGTTATACCCCTGCTGTAATAGAATATAAGCTAGTAAAATAGCGACTAGTACGCGAGCGAACTGCTCTACAATCTGTGAAATACCACCAGCCATCATATTGTTGCGCCCTTGAAAATATCCACGCATCATGGCAATTGCCGGAAAAAGTAAAAGCGCAGGTGCAATAGCCCTAACTGCCATCGCTGATTCAGGTACATCAGCAATATGTGTCGCATAGAACGGAGCGCCTATGTACAGCAAGGCCGTCATGATTACCCCTGCTGCTACTGAAAATAGCAATGCTGCATGATACACTTGTCTCGCCTCTTCAGGACGATTCAGAGCGTACCGCTCGGAGACCATTTTACTGAGCGTACTTGGAATACCTGCTGTAGCCACGGTGAGCAGCATTAAATAGATATTGTTCGATACCCCAAATGATGCTCTCCCCACATCATCAAAAATATGATCCAGCGGCACCCGCTGAACAAGCCCGAGTACCCTTGCCACCAAAGCTGCAGCAGCAAGGATAAGCGTGCCTTTTACGAAAGACTCTTTCTTGGACAAACCATTTCCCCTTCTTCACTGTTAAAATTAAAACCGGACGACCCATATAAAAAAGAGGACGACCATAATAATTTGTAGCACAATTTTGACAACAGTACTACTAAACAACCCAAGTATTGATCCTACACTTACTTTGGCAGCTTTAGCCGGTGAAGAACCTACGATCAATTCTCCTATAAAGGCACCCAGAAACGGACCAATAATAAGTCCAAAGGCTGGGATTACAAAAGGACCAATGATTAGCCCAATCGTACTCCCGATAATCGATGAACGTGAGCCGCCAAATTTCTTAACGCCCCAAGCCCCTACAACGTAATCAGCAATAAATAAAACTACAACGATCAGCGTTTGAATGATCCAGAACCAGGCACCAAAAGGCTCGAAAGAAAAGAACCAGCCATATACGAAAAAGGCAAGATAAATCGCAAGCGCACCCGGCAGTATAGGGTACACAGCCCCCGCTAGCCCTACGGCAAATAAAGCAATAATAAGAATCCAACCCAGGATCGTCAACACTTAACCTCCTAATAGCAAATATGCTCTATGGATTCACTTCGCAATAGCTTCATTAAAAATATATTTTTGAATGACTTCTGCAATTCCATCATTATTATTAGAAGCCACCACAACGTCAGCCTCTTCTTTAACCGTCTCCTGAGCGTTGCCCATGGCAACCCCAAGCCCTGACTGCTGAATCGCTGCAAGGTCATTGAGGCTGTCACCAACCGCTATAACTTGGGACATGTCTAGTCCTAGCAGCTTACAGACTTCCATGATTCCGGCTGCTTTATTCACTCCTAGAGGGTTAATCTCCAGGTTATGTGGAGAGGAGTTCGTAATCTCCAATCCACCCATATCTTGAAGACGAAGCAGCAGCTTATGACGAAGCTCATCATCTTCGGTGTGATAACCGAATTTAAGCCATTCTCTGCCCGTTACATCCCCATCCCAGTTATCCTGTTTGTGGACTTTTTCCGTAGAATAGGCCCAGAACCAGATGTCATCTTCTTTAGCAAGTTCATACATTTGCTGTACCAGCATAGGGTCCATCAATGATCGCCGATAAATTTCATGTGGAGCTCGCCATACCTCACTACCGTTCACAGTAATCATAGGTGTTTCTAGTCCAAGCTGCTCAGCATATGGAAATGCACTTGTAAAAGCCCGGCCTGTCGACAGACAGACATGAACGCCTGCGTCGACCGCCTTTTGAAGCCATTTCACCGTTGTAGGTGTAATAATCTGTTCATCATTCAGTAGGGTTCCATCCATATCCAAAGCAAGCAGGCGGTATTTGGCAGTCATTGCCACCCCTCCATTCTTTTATGCTCTCAATAGAGCAGCTGTTTATTTTTAATCATTATTCCCTTAGAGTCAAAGTTACTGAGTACCTGTAGTCGTTCCTTCATTCGCAGGATCATTCGTATTATTACCTGACTGTAGACTCTTCTTCGGAACGCCATCAAGTCCATATTCCCAATCATAAGCATCAAAAATTTTACGTGCGACCGGCGCAGCACTCTGGGAACCAAAGCCCCCTTCTGGAATGACTACGGCTACTGCCAGCTTAGGATTATTTCGTGGGGCATAGGCAATAAATACACCATTATCGCGAATTTGACCCTTCGCCACTTGTTGGGATGTTCCCGTCTTACGAGCAAAATCATAAGGGAAATCAGAAAAAGCACTAACTTCACTTCGCATACCCTGTTGAATTTCTTTCCAATAGGATTTATCAAAGGCTGTTACTTCATCTATTACCTCACGACCGAACTCCTTGACTACTTTTCCGTCAGCATCTGTAATCTTACTAACTAGCTGAGGTTTGATCCGCTGTCCTTCATTAGCAAGTGTAGCTACGTATTGGGCAAGCTGCAACACCGTATAACTACCTTGTTGGCCGAAAGAAGCATATACAAGTGCCGCTTGGGCACTACCCGCAGCCTCTATATTGGTATAGTTAATCTGTCCTAAGAATTCATTTGGCAGACCACTTCCCGTGGATACACCAAGTCCAAACTCTTTCATATACCTATCCCAGATATCTACGCCTTTGCTTTTGTATTTGTCATACAATCGTTTACCGATCATATCCACCATGAACGCATTCGAGGATTTCTCAATCGCTCTTGCAGGGTCCATAGAACCGTACACATGTCCTCCAGAGTTTCTTACCTTGGTTTCATGACCTGCTTTACCAAAAGTCGCGAAACCTCTATCCGGATAGTAGGTTGAGGTTGTAAAGAGACCTTCATTCAAACCCACGAGTACGCTCAAAGGTTTAATTGTTGAACCTAGTAGCAGCACAGACCTAAGTCCATTACCTGACGTCCCTGAAGAAATCGGATTAATGGTACCGTTCTGATAGTTGTCCATAATACTGTTCCAAACATCAGTGGATAAGGATCCCGATGTCCAAATATTCGTATCGTAGTCCGGCATACTTGCCATACTGACGATATTCCCCGTATCAACTTCCATCGCTACAGCGTAACCAGTTAAAGCATTAGGATGCGTTTTACCCTGTACAGTATTGGAATGCAGCCACTTAATCTGATCCATAATCGCCTGCTCTGTCTTCATCTGAATGTTCTTATTAATAGTTGTCCAGACGTCATTGCCTTTCACAGGAGGGACTACACGTTCGACTTTTTCTGCCATGTTCTGTGGATTGACAGAGATTTCCTGATAGCCGTTTTGTCCCCGAAGCTCTCTCTGATACTGCAGCTCCAGGCCGTCAAATCCGACAAACTCGTCGTCCTTGTAAGTTAGTCCTGGCTCCGGATTGTTCTTCATAGCATTTAAGATATTCTTATAAATATTAAGGCTGTTTGCTGATTTAAAAGGCTTGATATAACCTATCGTCTGTACGGCAACCGTATCTTTATCGTAATGACGAATGCTTTCCTCGACAATTTCAAGGCCTGGGTATTCTCCCTTATGTTCCATGAAATAGGCTACTTCCTGAGTAGTCAGGTCCGCCTTAATTCGCCGTGCCATAAAGCCAAGTGATTTCCGGAAATATAAATCCAGTGCGTCAATAACATCTTCTTCTGTCATCTTCTCAGCTTTTGGATCACCATATTTATTGAAATCAGTTACCAGCTTGGCTGCCAATGCATCTGACTTGGCTTTAGCTTCTGGAGTTAGGGTAGTTTTACCGGTATTTTTATCTGTTTGCTTAGCGGTATACTCCTTATTGAGCGTAATATACAGCGATTGAACCGGTGTAGAGTACGCTAACTTCTCACCTTCAGCAGCATAAATTACACCTCTCATGGATGCAAGGGGTACATTTTTGGTATCTCTGCTTGTCTCCACTTCAGTTAAAGTTGGTCCTTCCACGAATTGCAACACAGCCAGGCGTATAATAATTACGCAAAATATAACAAACGTGCTAAAGAAAAACACGTTGAGTCGCAGGCCTATGGAACTTTTACTGTTGGTCTCATCTGGAGGTGAGGCCTGCTTACGAAAAAAACTCACAGTTTATTTCTCTCCTTTTTCTCTAATTATTTTTGAACGGGGTCTGACGCAGGAGCAACATTCTTTTTTGGCACACCATCGAGCCCATACTCCCAATCATAGGCGTCAAAAATTTTACGAGCCACCGGAGCAGCGCTTTTGGAGCCAAAGCCCCCTTCTGGTATAACAACCGCTACGGCTAGCTTCGGATTTTCTCGCGGAGCAAATGCAATAAATACCCCATTATCACGGTTTATATTTTTTCTGTCTGTTTTTTCAGAGGTACCTGTCTTACGTGCAAAATCATAAGGAAAATCATCAAAGGCACTAACTTCACTGCTCATCCCCTGTTTGATCTCTTTCCAGTAGGATTTGTCAAACGTTACCGTATTAAGCACTTCTCTTTGAAATTCCTTAACCGCCTTACCTTGCGCATCCGTGATCTTGCTAACGAGTTGAGGCTTAATACGCACTCCTTCATTTGCAAGAGTAGAAGCATACTGGGCAAGCTGCAATGTAGTATAACTGCCCTGTTGGCCAAAAGAAGCATAGATAAGTGCGGCCTGCGAGCTGCCTGCGGCCTTAAGATCAGTATAGTTAATCTGGCCCGCTGATTCACCTGGGAGACCACTTTTCGTAGATACACCCAGCCCGAACTCTTTCATATATCTGTCCCATACCTCAATGCCTTTATCCCCCGGATATTTCTTGTAAAGCTGCTTACCCACCATATCAATCATAAATACGTTAGAAGATTCTCTAATGGCTTTAGCTGGATCTAGTGGACCATATACGTGACCCGATGAATTTCTTACGGATGATTTATTATCCTTACCGAAATAAGTAATGCCCACATCTGAATAGGTAGTTGAGGTATTAAAGAAACCTTCCTTTAAACCAATTAACACACTTAATGGTTTGATCGTAGATCCCATAAACACAAGTGAACTAAAATCATGACCTGATCTACCAGATGAATTCGAAGTAATCGTACCGTTTAGATGATTATTCATTATTTTATTCCAAACAGGTGTTGGTAAGGAGTCTTTAGTCCATACATTTGAATCGTAATCCGGCATGCTTGCCATGGCGACAATATTTCCAGTTTCCA
This genomic stretch from Paenibacillus sp. FSL H7-0737 harbors:
- a CDS encoding putative polysaccharide biosynthesis protein; protein product: MSKKESFVKGTLILAAAALVARVLGLVQRVPLDHIFDDVGRASFGVSNNIYLMLLTVATAGIPSTLSKMVSERYALNRPEEARQVYHAALLFSVAAGVIMTALLYIGAPFYATHIADVPESAMAVRAIAPALLLFPAIAMMRGYFQGRNNMMAGGISQIVEQFARVLVAILLAYILLQQGYNNTTIAAGASFGSVIGSIAAFGVMIYFAIKLRREDKQQGLNYNTTQKLPIWGIYKDIFTLSIPIVLSSLTIPVVNVIDTSLAVPLLIDQMGRESATAALGILTTRAQSVAGIPPVLAIALGTSLIPIISAAYARRDEGHLKKQITLALRISILTGMPIVLALVAAAYSVNGLLFSSLDGSGIVAMLTIGTIFQITMMTTNSILLGMGKSRISMYYVLVGIIVKLVASFLLSKIFGIYGIIGATALCFVVITILNLRMLKSIVPFEIMGKRWGGFAIAVLVSGGIGFGLNQAGILLTDLMPARLAFLITCLVVGAAVVVIYLVMLIVLGVLTKQEISSYPRALQKLLHPLMKLQPARVRMRE
- a CDS encoding DUF456 domain-containing protein; this encodes MTILGWILIIALFAVGLAGAVYPILPGALAIYLAFFVYGWFFSFEPFGAWFWIIQTLIVVVLFIADYVVGAWGVKKFGGSRSSIIGSTIGLIIGPFVIPAFGLIIGPFLGAFIGELIVGSSPAKAAKVSVGSILGLFSSTVVKIVLQIIMVVLFFIWVVRF
- a CDS encoding Cof-type HAD-IIB family hydrolase — encoded protein: MTAKYRLLALDMDGTLLNDEQIITPTTVKWLQKAVDAGVHVCLSTGRAFTSAFPYAEQLGLETPMITVNGSEVWRAPHEIYRRSLMDPMLVQQMYELAKEDDIWFWAYSTEKVHKQDNWDGDVTGREWLKFGYHTEDDELRHKLLLRLQDMGGLEITNSSPHNLEINPLGVNKAAGIMEVCKLLGLDMSQVIAVGDSLNDLAAIQQSGLGVAMGNAQETVKEEADVVVASNNNDGIAEVIQKYIFNEAIAK
- a CDS encoding peptidoglycan D,D-transpeptidase FtsI family protein, with product MSFFRKQASPPDETNSKSSIGLRLNVFFFSTFVIFCVIIIRLAVLQFVEGPTLTEVETSRDTKNVPLASMRGVIYAAEGEKLAYSTPVQSLYITLNKEYTAKQTDKNTGKTTLTPEAKAKSDALAAKLVTDFNKYGDPKAEKMTEEDVIDALDLYFRKSLGFMARRIKADLTTQEVAYFMEHKGEYPGLEIVEESIRHYDKDTVAVQTIGYIKPFKSANSLNIYKNILNAMKNNPEPGLTYKDDEFVGFDGLELQYQRELRGQNGYQEISVNPQNMAEKVERVVPPVKGNDVWTTINKNIQMKTEQAIMDQIKWLHSNTVQGKTHPNALTGYAVAMEVDTGNIVSMASMPDYDTNIWTSGSLSTDVWNSIMDNYQNGTINPISSGTSGNGLRSVLLLGSTIKPLSVLVGLNEGLFTTSTYYPDRGFATFGKAGHETKVRNSGGHVYGSMDPARAIEKSSNAFMVDMIGKRLYDKYKSKGVDIWDRYMKEFGLGVSTGSGLPNEFLGQINYTNIEAAGSAQAALVYASFGQQGSYTVLQLAQYVATLANEGQRIKPQLVSKITDADGKVVKEFGREVIDEVTAFDKSYWKEIQQGMRSEVSAFSDFPYDFARKTGTSQQVAKGQIRDNGVFIAYAPRNNPKLAVAVVIPEGGFGSQSAAPVARKIFDAYDWEYGLDGVPKKSLQSGNNTNDPANEGTTTGTQ
- a CDS encoding peptidoglycan D,D-transpeptidase FtsI family protein, giving the protein MSLFGKQLPPKDGVSSRNSVGLRLNIFFFGTFFIFCIIIVRLAGLQFTEGALLSEEETSRETKIVPLAAMRGIIFAAEGEQIAYSTPTESLYLTLTKDYTARTTDKVTGETSLTEKAKNNSDMLAARLAADFAKYGDPNAPKLTQQDILDLLDLDFKKYLGYVPRRIKTGLIPEEIAYFMEHKDNYPGLTIVEESVRHYDKDTVAVQTVGFGKPFKSTEDIAMYKNVRSEMKKDSPPGLMYKAEEYVGFDGLEMQYQRELRGENGYQVISVTPQNMAEKVEQNVAPVKGNNIWMTINKKIQMKTEQAILDQIKWLHTNAVQGETHPDALTGYAVAMEVETGNIVAMASMPDYDSNVWTKDSLPTPVWNKIMNNHLNGTITSNSSGRSGHDFSSLVFMGSTIKPLSVLIGLKEGFFNTSTTYSDVGITYFGKDNKSSVRNSSGHVYGPLDPAKAIRESSNVFMIDMVGKQLYKKYPGDKGIEVWDRYMKEFGLGVSTKSGLPGESAGQINYTDLKAAGSSQAALIYASFGQQGSYTTLQLAQYASTLANEGVRIKPQLVSKITDAQGKAVKEFQREVLNTVTFDKSYWKEIKQGMSSEVSAFDDFPYDFARKTGTSEKTDRKNINRDNGVFIAFAPRENPKLAVAVVIPEGGFGSKSAAPVARKIFDAYDWEYGLDGVPKKNVAPASDPVQK